A window of Cucurbita pepo subsp. pepo cultivar mu-cu-16 chromosome LG06, ASM280686v2, whole genome shotgun sequence contains these coding sequences:
- the LOC111797167 gene encoding PHD finger protein EHD3-like encodes MIIENRKSNGDFTGRALEVKFVKSEAGENGIGMGILNVVTEGVPGTSDGFRTYKRRKQTKLTCGSECKGNGKTHVEASGQFVTVEETLHLLRGSNSCDHVHPPMVNLDESPDDLWRSVFLKQMCHLSSVNGDNVPMCVNDGLATNSGANDPSRFRKFDAQDANSNNDLARTGSVSSTVQMASHRENGVVSNGSLENPDRCSVNESCWRAFLSIIDSQKFISLCKLLSENFRGIKADNVFDFSLVNSRIKEGAYENSPTLFLSDVQQIWRKFQAIGTELVSLAESLSDFSRTTYREKVGVSGRNVFEDGKHESSTWESPSHAKAEHMDGYGAYKVCACRSCGEKAEGINCLVCDSCEEIYHISCIKPPVKEIPLKSWYCASCTGSGFSLRHDNCVVCERLNTPTMLANGVGEILETSEHNHFHGDDNPNYCTDDGFEQLKDSQDLGPCKICGNGVEGGDKYRMCSHLFCPHQFYHTRCLTKNQLKSYDTCWYCPSCLCRACLINQDDDKIVLCDGCDHGYHIYCMRPPLAAIPKGQWFCSKCEAGIQAIRRVKMAYENFENKRSKRGKDTFGKSGKKRINGGDEESDTGRGGMDMLLTAAKTLNYEEGLTNL; translated from the exons atgattattgaaaatagGAAAAGCAATGGGGATTTCACGGGACGTGCTTTGGAGGTCAAGTTCGTGAAGAGCGAGGCAGGGGAAAATGGAATCGGGATGGGGATTTTGAATGTTGTAACTGAAGGGGTTCCAGGAACTAGCGATGGTTTTCGAACTTACAAGAGGCGGAAGCAGACTAAGTTGACTTGTGGGAGCGAATGCAAAGGAAATGGCAAGACTCATGTAGAAGCTAGTGGTCAATTTGTG ACTGTTGAAGAAACTTTACATTTGCTAAGAGGCAGTAACTCCTGTGATCATGTCCATCCTCCAATGGTCAATTTAGATGAGTCCCCTGATGACCTCTGGAGATCGGTTTTTTTAAAGCAGATGTGCCACTTATCAAGTGTCAATGGGGACAATGTACCGATGTGTGTCAATGATGGCCTTGCTACTAATTCAGGCGCCAATGACCCCTCAAGATTTAGG AAATTTGATGCTCAAGATGCAAACAGCAATAATGACCTTGCACGTACTGGATCAGTGTCTAGTACAGTTCAGATGGCATCTCATAGAGAGAATGGTGTTGTATCAAATGGATCATTAGAAAACCCAGACAGATGTAGTGTTAATGAGAGTTGCTGGCGAGCTTTCTTGAGTATTATAGATTCTCAGAAGTTTATCTCATTGTGTAAGCTTCTATCTGAAAATTTCAGAGGAATCAAGGCTGATAATGTTTTTGACTTTAGTCTTGTAAACTCAAGGATCAAAGAAGGAGCTTATGAAAATTCACCCACGCTCTTCCTCTCTGACGTACAACAG ATATGGAGAAAATTTCAAGCCATCGGTACAGAATTGGTATCATTGGCAGAAAGCCTCTCAGACTTCTCCAGAACTACTTATCGAGAAAAG GTAGGAGTTTCAGGACGCAATGTATTTGAAGATGGAAAACATGAG TCCTCTACTTGGGAATCACCCTCTCATGCTAAAGCAGAGCATATGGATGGTTATGGTGCGTATAAAGTTTGTGCCTGCAGAAGTTGTGGAGAGAAAGCAGAAGGGATTAATTGTCTGGTTTGTGATTCATGCGAGGAAATTTACCATATATCCTGCATCAAACCTCCCGTCAAAGAGATTCCCCTTAAGAGTTGGTACTGTGCGAGTTGCACTGGAAGTGGATTTAGTTTGCGTCATGACAACTGTGTTGTGTGTGAGAGGTTGAATACGCCCACAATGCTAGCCAATGGAGTTGGTGAAATTCTGGAAACAAGTGAACACAATCATTTTCATGGGGACGACAATCCGAATTATTGTACGGATGATGGATTTGAACAACTAAAGGACAGCCAAGATTTAGGCCCTTGCAAAATTTGTGGAAATGGAGTAGAAGGCGGTGATAAATATAGAATGTGTAGCCACCTATTCTGCCCTCATCAATTTTATCACACCAGGTGCTTGACTAAAAACCAGTTAAAATCTTACGATACATGCTGGTATTGCCCTTCTTGTCTTTGCAGAGCATGCCTCATAAATCAAGACGACGACAAGATTGTTTTATGCGATGGTTGTGATCACGGATACCACATTTATTGTATGAGACCCCCACTTGCTGCAATTCCAAAAGGACAATGGTTTTGTAGCAAATGTGAAGCTGGAATCCAGGCAATTCGCAGGGTGAAAATGGCGTAtgagaattttgaaaacaagCGAAGTAAGAGAGGTAAAGATACATTTGGAAAGTCGGGCAAGAAACGGATCAATGGAGGTGATGAAGAATCGGATACAGGCAGGGGAGGAATGGATATGCTTCTTACAGCAGCCAAGACTCTAAATTACGAGGAGGGTCTGACTAACCTTTGA